The nucleotide window TGCTACAATGTGCGATCAACAtgcaagaaaaaataaataaagcttATGTCTATCATTATTATActggtacattgtacattattgtataaacTACATTATATAGCAGTAATAccatatataaaaattacaccTTAATTCCTGATTGTTGACTTTTACAATGTGTACCTATGAAATTATAACGGATAAAGATCTTTTCTGCACTTTGTTTTGAATTTCATGTTGCGAATGCCAGTGTCAATAGCTCTTCTTGACTCTCCCAAGTTGTCAAAATTGTCCCCATAGCACGCAACCACACAATGTTCGATGGCATGTGTCCTCCTTGGCGACAGGGCTAACTTGCCTCTCTTTCCTCTGTAATTTCGTCCAAAGAGTTCATTCTCGTTGAACAGCCGCTGCGCCAAAGTCCATGCAAAATTCCCAGTAGAACAGGAACTGTTGATCGTCTTGTTGATAACATGTTGCCTGACTCTAACTTCCGCGTCTCTGGGGATGGCTTTCATATCAGCAAAAGATTCCACTTCTACCAGACTACCGTCAAAACAATTGCCTAAACTGGAAGTCATCTGCGCAGGTCTTAAACCTGATCCGTTGGGTGTAGTTTCTGTCAAGTTTCCTAAAACTAGTAAAGGGGATGATGAATCCATTTGTGTTGGGAGATCAACATGTTGAGCATGGTCAAGGCCGGCAGGTATAAAAGTTGCTGTGTGGTCCTTGATGACGGGTGAGACTACAGTGTGGATATCGTCAATAGGCGGAGGTGCTGTACATGTGTAGTCCTTGATGATGGGTGAAACTACAGTGTGGATATCGTCAATAGGCGGAGGTGCTGTACCTGTGTGGTCCTTGATGATGGGTGAGACTACAGTGTGGATATCGTCAATAGGCGGAGGTGCTGTACCTGTGTGGTCCTTGATGATGGGTGAGACTACAGTGTGGATATCGTCAATAGGCGGATGTGCTGTACCTGTGTGGTCCTTGATGATGGGCGAGACTACAGTGTGGATATCATCAATAGGGGGAGGTGATGTACATGCCTGGTCCTTGACATCCATGACTTATTGTCCTGCAAGCACTGGCTGAGTCTCACTACAGGCTGGGACTGTTGAGCATGTGGTTGACTGCTGGTCAGTCAGGCTCCTGAACACTTCACTTAAGTCCAATTCCATATGGGTGGGAAAGGTCTTCAGGATGTTAAACATTGGATTGAGTTTGTCAGTTTCTATAGCACTTAACATGTTGAGAATGGCAGTCAGTTGTAAACTTAATCCATGAACTTTTGAGTCTATCAAATCACTTTCGCACTGCACTCCAACATCTTTGGTGCCTTTCTGGAACATCTGTCGTGGGTCATCCTCTGCTGTTATGATGACAACTGGATCTGTTTGAGCTGAAGTGGACTTCTTCCCCGACAGGTGATCTGATACTTGTATGTTGATCAAGTCAACTTCATCGTCCTGAAGTCCCTCCAGAAAAGCTGGCTTTCGTTTTGGAAGGCAGATGCTATCCGTATCATCCCCTGCTCCTTCAAAACAAACATTGATCTTTCGCCCATTTTGACCCTggaattgaaaaataattattaactttAAATAAACCATAATTAATATTCCAATATTCAAAAGGCATCACTATGCAATCACTactaattgtatatatatatattcaaacactTATAAATATAAGTCGGATTTTGAAACATggtattttgaattaattaCCTGCAGAACAGTTCATAATAATTAAGTACAGCAAAATGGTAAAATCACACTAGGTATATTTCTTCTCTGAGCTTTATAACTTAAGTTCcaggaaaatattttgaaatttaaaaatatcttaaatagtTACTGAATATCAAATAAGTTGTAATTTTCATACTGACAAATTAAGACGAGTTTTTCATGTTATGAAACACCAAAAGGTAACAACATTTGATGATTTACAATATCAAcacagtactgccaaaatccGCACATTTAGGCCTATACTATCATTAGACTATATCAAGGCTGTGGTCTACAATTCCTTTTCACATTTTGAGGTATTATCagtaattttgaaatgaattctgAAGAGCTGTTGTCATCTTAACATACTTACAGCACAAAACAAGACTTTTTAAAGTGCATAAAAATATGTGTCGTAACTGATGTtaataaggcatcatacatgtttttgTGTGCATTATAAAAAGATTTTCTTATCTTAATTCATCAACTCATATTGTTTTCAATAGCTTACTGAAGATTTAATCTTTAAGATAATTGCCTAAGACAATTTTTCCGAAAAGGTTAAATCAAATTACAGCCAAAAgctttattttaatacaaaaacaaGTGGCACATACTGTAAGTCTTAAGTGTTCACCTAGATCATCTTAGTCAAACAACAGTATTGCCTGTGAAGGAAATGGTTTAGGAATTCGTTGGAATAAatcttttgaaattgaaaaagcCTTATGACGATTGACAGAACAttacgactataggtcatcctgagcCTTTCAAGTCAGATCACCTAAAATTTGACCAGTTGTCATTATACTCATCCATTCAATAACATGATGATTTGAGTTTAAAATCAATGATAACATACCTCTTTGGCAGAAGACTTAAACGACTCTTTGGTGGCAGTAGACTTGGATGCAGTAGGATTGGATGACTCTTTGGTGGCAGTAGACTTGGATGCAGTAGAATTGGATGACTCTTTGGTGGCAGTAGACTTGGATGCAGTAGACTTGGATGACTCTTTGGTGGCTGTAGACTTGGTTGACTCTTTGGTGGCAGTAGACTTGGATGCAGTAGACTTGGATGACTCTTTGGTGGCAGTAGACTTGGTTGACTCTTTGGTGGCAGTAGACTTGACTTTGATGACTCTTTGGTGGCAGTAGACTTGGATGACTCTTTGGTGGCAGTAGTCTTGGATGACCTATTGGTGACAGTAGACTTAGTTGATGTCTTGGCATCTTCTTGAACCTGCAATTTTTACACAAAGTTTAAAAATGAActtaacttaaacatttgaaaaatgGAGCAGAAATTTAACAGATACCATACAATAAAACGAGGCTACACTTAATTTGATCGCTTCTAAATTAAGaataatatatctataaaacaaacgatcccagagggatcttgacgCAATAGGGAAACCTAGTTATGAAATTGGAATATGATCCCTTCATtgctttatgagaaatagcaataacaaactttaacaatcataatccaagatggctgcctggtggccatcatgttgaccaatcggtccgaAAACAAAACATGCACAACTAAGACCCTAGGGAAACCGATACGAATTTTGAGAATGGtctcttcaaaattataaaccaaaatgaatttttttacTTCTAAGTGATCATCCATTTTTTATGAAGCTTTAATTAATTGATGTATACATTTAGTGTCTTTTAGGACAAATAGGGACAAAAATTGATTCATTTTGGAAGtataatgtaaaaatgtatgAATAATTTAGAATAAGTCCTAAGCTGAATCCTAGAATAGCTTtatatttagttatatttttataaaatacatcattAAGGCATTTACATGCTAACCATTCTTTAgtataaattttacaaatgcCATGATTgacaatttgtacatgtacatacctgTAAGCCTCCATCAACAATTATCACATTTACTTCCACATGCTCTTGATTCTCAACACCAGTCAGTACTAGATCCTAAAttcaaataaagtaaaatagcAAAGATTAATCCCTGATTTGCTCGAGAAGAACATACAGTAATACCTTTGTACATACAATTCCAGTACAATTTTATtcaacatatataacataatcaTGTTCTGCATTCTCTTTCTAGTTTTTACAATTGTAAATTTTTTAGCTGCTCATTAAACAGCATGAACAAATATGCTATCTCCCCTCAGTTTTGAACAAATATTGTGTGTGAAGTTTTCAACTTAGATTTTTACGAAATGCTTTAAGTATATCCAGATAAAGTTCATTTACGAATACGGTAATGAGAAATTAAAGACTTCTAGCCAGCCTAAAGCCTGAAAGACACATTACATGTACCATTAAATTACGTAATGTAGTAATAAAGCCACTCAACCCCTCCCCCACCCATCctacaaaacatttaattttttttttaaatcccgACAGACCTACCCTATTTTCATATAACCTGACACATgcatttttttggccttatacgTGTCCCTTGTATCAATTAATTTAGTGCCCACAGGGCATTAATGACAGCGATTACAGTATGTCAACCCAAACAAGACGCCCATGGACCTTAACGGTcttctgactcatggcacaaaataacaaagtcacagtataaagtattggttaatgattaatataaacaatacaaggaactccttagttgaatatgtaagtttctgaaaaaggtaaatatcatttgttgaacaaacttggtagcccttcatccatatatggttgtaacccattcaaggaatAATAAGAGGAGTCGGATTtcaaagccaaatttcagcaaagcttccattttggacctccGTCGTACTATCCCAATGGGTCTTAACTcagtcctttataaaatatgattgtcctcacctaaagttcccccttctgaatcaattaaaacccctatagaccaattttcattgagatttgAGACTGAACccgaaaacaggaagtgggccagcggccatcttggaataccaaaatctttatgaaaatgtttgcatgttgttcggcatcaattaaaaataagaaaattagcccttttggggccccacccctcagcccttAAGGGTCGGACCAAACTCATTTaaatacaagagatcccagagggatcttggcgcccaccaaagaatgatctatgtctgacaatggaaagagggatcttttccctgcttttcaaactttttcaaacacactacatataaaatttgagacagatcgctatagtactttctaagaaaagtggtaacaaacttcaacaatgaaatctaagatggcggcccgttggccatcttgtttaccaatcagtcctgaaaggcattatgcatcagtcctaaaaggtactatgcacaactagggtacaaggggaacctatgcatggaatttgagaaagatcccttcagtactttttgagaaatagcggtaacaaactttaactatcaaaatccaagatggccgcctgtcggccatcttgttgcccgatccgtcccaaaatgcaatatgcacaactagggtcctagtagaacctgtatatgaaatttgagaaagatcccttcagcacgttttgagaaatagtggtaacaaactttaactatcaaaatccaagatggccgcctgtcggccatcttgttgcccgatccgtcccaaaatgcactttgcacaactaggg belongs to Argopecten irradians isolate NY unplaced genomic scaffold, Ai_NY scaffold_0278, whole genome shotgun sequence and includes:
- the LOC138312333 gene encoding uncharacterized protein: MDVKDQACTSPPPIDDIHTVVSPIIKDHTGTAHPPIDDIHTVVSPIIKDHTGTAPPPIDDIHTVVSPIIKDHTGTAPPPIDDIHTVVSPIIKDYTCTAPPPIDDIHTVVSPVIKDHTATFIPAGLDHAQHVDLPTQMDSSSPLLVLGNLTETTPNGSGLRPAQMTSSLGNCFDGSLVEVESFADMKAIPRDAEVRVRQHVINKTINSSCSTGNFAWTLAQRLFNENELFGRNYRGKRGKLALSPRRTHAIEHCVVACYGDNFDNLGESRRAIDTGIRNMKFKTKCRKDLYPL